DNA sequence from the Rubripirellula tenax genome:
CATCTGCACAAACCCGCCATACGTCAGCGATGCCGAGTACGACGAACTGTCACCGACGGTGCGTAACTTTGAACCAAAATCGGCATTGGTATCGGGCCTTAAAGGAACCGAAGTGATCGAGCGGATCATTGGCGAGGTACCCGCCCGGATGCAGCCCGGCGGACGGCTGATCATCGAACTGAGCCCGATGATTGCCGATGCGTGTTTGCAGCTAGCGCAGGCCAGCAAAGACTTCACCGACGAACGCTTCATCAAAGATCTCGACCACCACCGCCGGATCCTTTCGATTAAACGAGCCTGATCGACAAGCGAACGCTACCTTGCTTTGTCGCTGATGTCTTTTCGACACCAGGCACCTTGCCAGCGGATTTCTTTGACGCCGCGATAGGCTTGCAGTTTCGCCTTCGCGATCGTGTCGCCCATCGCCGTCACACCCAACACTCGGCCGCCGTCGTTGGTGACTTTGCCGTCGATCGTTTTGGTACCCGCGTGAAAGACTTTCACGTCTTCGATCGCGTCGGCGGCATCCAAGCCTTTGATCTCGCGACCTTTTTCGTAACTGCTTGGGTAACCTTCGCTGGCCATGACGACGCAAATGCTCGGTCGCTCGTCCCATTCTAGCTGTTCGATTTCGCTGAGTCTGCCGTCAATGGTGGCTTCCAAGACATCGACCAAGTCCGTCTTCAGTCGCATCAACAACGGCTGGCATTCGGGGTCGCCAAAGCGGACATTGAATTCCAACACTTTGGGTCCGCCCGGCGTCAGCATCAAGCCGGCATACAACACGCCTTTGAACGGTCGCCGCGCTCGCTTCATCGCGTGAACGACCGGCACCAAGACGTCCGCCTCGATGCGGGCCATCATTTCTTCGTCGATGATTGGCGTCGGACAGTACGCCCCCATACCGCCGGTGTTGGGACCGGTGTCGCCATCATACGCGGGCTTGTGGTCTTGCGCCGCGGGCAAAGTGACGATCGTTTCGCCATCCGTGATCGCAAGGACGCTGGCTTCTTGTCCGGTCAAACGCTCTTCGATGATCAACTCTTTTCCGGCATCGCCGAATTCACGTTGCCCGGCGATGCGATCGATGGCGTCGAGTGCTTCAGCCCGCGTGCCGCAAACGATCACCCCTTTGCCAGCCGCAAGCCCGTCCGCCTTGACCACAACCGGGACCGGGTCGTTGGGGTCACAGTAGCGCTCCCAGATGTACCGCGACGCCTGCTCGGCGCTTCGAAACGTGTGGTAAGTCGCGGTCGGGATATTGGCCGTGTGCAGCAGGTTTTTGCAAAACACCTTGCTGCCTTCCAACTCTGCCGCCGCCTTGGATGGGCCGAAGACCCTGATTCCAACGGCCTCCATGTCGTCGACCAATCCGTCGACCAAGGGGATCTCGGGCCCAACAACCACCATCGCGATGGCCTCGTCTTGGGCGAACTTGATCAGCCCCGCCTTGTCGGTCACTTCGATGGGCACGTTGGTCGCGTCGCGTGCGGTGCCGGCATTTCCGGGAGCGACGAAGACTTGCTTCACGCGTGGCGATTGGGCGATTTTCCACGCCAACGCGTGTTCACGACCACCACCACCAACCACCAAAACCTTCATCGCACGAACCTTGACCTTGCGGGGGACGGCTCGATGGGGATCCGATCGAGCCAAAAAACTTTCAACCGGCAATTTACGCGGCACAGGCCACAGCCAACAGCGGGCACGCTTGAAGGCCTCCGATAGCTAGAATTGCCACGTTTCGACTCGCTTAGCGGTGGACGCCTCGCCGCTGTGGGATACAATGCAACTTGCTCGCCGAGGAGTGTCCTCCTGCTGTCCTAAATTGATCCCACCCCCTGGGGATAGCACACTCGTCGCCCACGACTGATTTGAAAACGACGGTGGCGTGATTGCCCCTCCGGCAACTCCTGTCGTCGTATTTCCTGTCAATCGCCGGCTTTGGGCGATCCCCCCCGCCAAAATTTAAAGCGATTAAACTCGCGATATGGGTACACCAATGCGTATCCAGAAAGATTGGCAGGGTTGCCTTTGCTGCCAATTGCTTGAAAATCATCGATGTATGCGGTGCGTTGTCTCGTGCCGCTGCCCCCCCAACCGTGCAAAATTTCGTTCTCTCTAGGAGAGTCAGCTTTGAAGATTTCGATTGTGTCCCGGATCGCGTTGATTGCCGCTTTGGCCACCATGTCGTCCGCTGGCCAACAAGCCGCCGCAGAAGAAACCGGTGATTTGAAAATTCGTTTCGAATACGGCGGCGAAGCGGTCAAGCCGGCGCCCATCGACGTCAACAAGGACGTCGAGTTTTGTGGCAAGAACCCTTTGGTGGACGAGCGATTGCTGGTCAACGCGGAAAACAAAGGCATCAAGAATGT
Encoded proteins:
- the purD gene encoding phosphoribosylamine--glycine ligase; translation: MKVLVVGGGGREHALAWKIAQSPRVKQVFVAPGNAGTARDATNVPIEVTDKAGLIKFAQDEAIAMVVVGPEIPLVDGLVDDMEAVGIRVFGPSKAAAELEGSKVFCKNLLHTANIPTATYHTFRSAEQASRYIWERYCDPNDPVPVVVKADGLAAGKGVIVCGTRAEALDAIDRIAGQREFGDAGKELIIEERLTGQEASVLAITDGETIVTLPAAQDHKPAYDGDTGPNTGGMGAYCPTPIIDEEMMARIEADVLVPVVHAMKRARRPFKGVLYAGLMLTPGGPKVLEFNVRFGDPECQPLLMRLKTDLVDVLEATIDGRLSEIEQLEWDERPSICVVMASEGYPSSYEKGREIKGLDAADAIEDVKVFHAGTKTIDGKVTNDGGRVLGVTAMGDTIAKAKLQAYRGVKEIRWQGAWCRKDISDKAR